In a single window of the Melioribacteraceae bacterium genome:
- a CDS encoding response regulator: protein MIRIMVVDDELDVEPLFNQKFRKEIREGLLHFHFTFSAEDALEYLKSATAADLVLILSDINMPGLSGIELLRILKEQYAYLKVFMVTAYDDKEKYEQSMKYGAEEYLTKPIDFEKLKTEILSLKKRD, encoded by the coding sequence ATGATTAGAATAATGGTAGTTGATGACGAACTTGATGTAGAGCCTCTTTTTAATCAAAAGTTCAGGAAAGAAATTAGAGAGGGACTTCTCCATTTTCATTTTACTTTTTCTGCAGAAGATGCATTGGAATATTTAAAGAGTGCAACTGCCGCCGATCTTGTTTTAATTTTATCGGATATAAATATGCCCGGACTAAGCGGTATTGAGCTTCTGCGAATACTCAAAGAACAATATGCTTACTTAAAAGTTTTTATGGTTACAGCTTACGATGATAAAGAAAAGTATGAGCAGTCAATGAAATATGGTGCAGAGGAATATTTAACTAAACCAATAGATTTTGAAAAATTAAAAACAGAGATCCTTTCGCTAAAAAAAAGAGATTAA
- a CDS encoding sigma-54-dependent Fis family transcriptional regulator produces MKDYRILIADDDETLCYLLKEELISEGYIVDIVYDGKDAIDLLKRRYYDILLLDLEMREIHGEEVLNFTKENYPSLQVIVLTAKSDVRTAIECIKKGAYDFITKPYEFGQLCITIERAVEHKELLIKNKILSTKIDQNTKNLIIGDSEKLREILRLSERSAKSESNILLEGETGTGKELIAEFIHKNSNRADKPIVAINCASLPDQLLESELFGYERGAFTDAKTSKQGLVEIANGGTLFLDEIGELSLTLQPKLLRFLENGEFRRIGGISNLNSNVRVIGATNKNLMEEAEKKNFRRDLLFRLNVITLTIPPLRERENDVIALAEYFLQKKSPIRAIKKLSPESQKLLQSYSFPGNVRELEHMIERAVIFSDGEFIHPKDLNMPKDEFNFGTNFSIENEQILPLEDLEKIYIKKALDFFNWNRENTARALDISQKTLYTKIIKYNLK; encoded by the coding sequence ATGAAGGATTATCGGATATTAATAGCCGACGATGATGAAACGCTCTGCTATTTACTTAAGGAAGAGTTAATAAGCGAAGGTTACATCGTAGATATAGTTTACGATGGAAAAGATGCGATTGATTTACTTAAAAGAAGATACTATGATATTTTGTTATTAGATCTGGAAATGAGAGAAATTCATGGGGAAGAGGTATTAAATTTTACTAAAGAAAATTATCCTTCGCTTCAAGTAATTGTTCTTACAGCAAAGTCAGATGTTCGTACCGCAATCGAATGCATTAAAAAGGGGGCATACGATTTCATAACAAAACCCTATGAATTTGGTCAATTATGTATTACTATCGAAAGAGCAGTTGAGCATAAAGAACTTCTTATAAAGAATAAAATTCTTTCAACTAAGATTGATCAAAACACCAAAAATCTTATAATTGGCGATAGTGAAAAATTAAGGGAAATTTTAAGATTATCGGAACGTTCCGCAAAATCGGAATCCAACATTTTATTGGAAGGGGAAACCGGAACCGGTAAAGAATTAATTGCAGAATTCATTCACAAAAATTCTAACAGAGCAGATAAACCAATTGTTGCTATAAATTGCGCCAGCCTTCCAGATCAATTGTTAGAAAGTGAATTATTCGGTTATGAGAGGGGAGCATTTACGGATGCTAAAACCTCAAAACAAGGATTAGTTGAAATTGCTAATGGAGGTACACTTTTTCTTGATGAAATTGGTGAACTGAGTCTTACCCTTCAACCAAAATTACTAAGGTTTCTTGAAAACGGTGAATTCCGTAGAATTGGCGGAATTTCGAATTTAAACTCAAATGTGCGTGTTATAGGAGCGACTAATAAAAACCTGATGGAGGAAGCGGAGAAAAAAAATTTTAGACGTGATTTATTATTCAGGCTAAATGTAATTACGCTTACTATTCCCCCATTGCGGGAAAGAGAAAATGATGTTATTGCATTGGCAGAATATTTCCTTCAGAAGAAATCACCTATTAGAGCCATAAAAAAACTATCTCCCGAATCTCAAAAACTTTTGCAAAGTTACAGTTTTCCTGGGAATGTTCGAGAATTGGAGCACATGATTGAGAGAGCTGTAATTTTTTCTGATGGGGAGTTTATTCATCCTAAGGATTTAAATATGCCAAAAGATGAATTTAATTTTGGGACCAATTTCAGTATAGAGAACGAACAAATCTTGCCTCTTGAGGATCTGGAAAAAATTTACATTAAAAAAGCATTGGATTTTTTTAATTGGAACAGAGAAAATACCGCAAGGGCACTTGATATAAGTCAAAAAACACTTTACACTAAAATTATAAAATACAATCTAAAATAG
- a CDS encoding response regulator, whose amino-acid sequence MKKILVIDDYPDNVFLLQDRLENEGFEVVKAYNGRMGIQTARDEKPDLILLDIMMPDITGYEVCKELIQGEDTKMIPIILLTALTDAENLKAGLQAGAFDYIKKPFNRTELVARINSALRFSELNSLLLQIEKVKTYSATIVTANHEIKQPLTLINLSSAAIRREISKPEFDLEVIQKRIEIIENAARDIVNILEKFESIKNPVITPYVNNLNIIDLNNSKD is encoded by the coding sequence ATGAAAAAGATATTAGTTATTGATGACTATCCAGATAATGTTTTTCTACTTCAAGATAGACTTGAGAATGAGGGATTTGAAGTAGTAAAAGCATACAATGGCAGAATGGGTATTCAAACAGCTCGAGATGAAAAACCCGATTTAATTTTACTTGATATTATGATGCCAGATATTACTGGCTATGAGGTTTGTAAAGAATTGATTCAAGGTGAAGACACAAAAATGATTCCAATTATCTTATTGACTGCGCTTACCGATGCAGAAAATCTCAAAGCTGGCTTGCAAGCCGGAGCTTTTGATTATATTAAAAAGCCCTTTAATAGAACTGAATTAGTTGCACGGATTAATTCAGCATTGCGGTTTAGTGAGCTAAACTCACTACTTCTGCAAATTGAAAAAGTTAAAACATATTCAGCTACAATTGTTACAGCAAATCATGAAATTAAACAGCCTCTAACCCTAATAAATCTTTCATCTGCGGCAATAAGGAGAGAAATATCCAAACCGGAGTTTGACTTAGAAGTGATTCAAAAAAGAATAGAAATAATTGAAAATGCGGCTAGAGATATAGTTAACATACTCGAAAAGTTTGAATCAATCAAAAACCCAGTAATAACACCTTATGTTAATAACTTGAATATAATTGATCTTAACAATAGTAAAGACTAA
- a CDS encoding SpoIIE family protein phosphatase: MIEKMLVVDDEPDLESMIRQKFRKKINEGRYEFVFASNGLEALSRLLEHKDIGIVLSDINMPEMDGLTLLAKLNELRNPALRTVIVSAYGDMDNIRTAMNRGAYDFVTKPIDFIDLETTIEKTIKELETIRSAIAEHDKLIAMQTDLDTARNIQSAILPKKFPPFPEIKEFEIFAAMEPAKEVGGDLYDFFLLDNNRVGFVIGDVSGKGVPAAIFMAVSRTLIRATALKGIPPEECLTYVNHLLCNESVASMFVTVFYGVLDYKKGTLIYANGGHNPPYILSKEGELKALELTGGLALGVVDGIGYKSKSVQIANGDLIYLYTDGVTEAMNKDYELYSDERLELLIKENCGINVNDIVSRTLDDIKIHADGEVQSDDITILAVKYL; the protein is encoded by the coding sequence ATGATTGAAAAAATGCTTGTAGTAGATGATGAACCAGATCTCGAATCAATGATCCGGCAAAAATTCAGAAAGAAAATAAATGAGGGTAGATACGAATTCGTTTTTGCGAGTAATGGATTGGAAGCTTTGAGCAGACTTCTTGAGCACAAAGATATTGGTATTGTTTTAAGCGATATAAACATGCCCGAAATGGATGGATTAACTCTTCTGGCTAAATTAAATGAATTGAGAAATCCTGCTCTTAGAACTGTGATCGTTTCTGCTTATGGTGACATGGATAATATTAGAACCGCAATGAATAGGGGCGCTTACGATTTTGTTACAAAGCCGATTGATTTTATTGACCTGGAAACTACAATTGAAAAAACTATCAAAGAACTTGAAACGATAAGAAGCGCAATAGCAGAACATGACAAACTAATTGCAATGCAAACTGATCTTGATACTGCTAGGAATATTCAATCTGCAATTCTGCCCAAAAAATTTCCACCATTCCCGGAAATTAAAGAATTTGAGATTTTTGCCGCGATGGAACCCGCAAAAGAAGTGGGTGGTGATTTATATGATTTTTTCCTGCTTGATAATAATCGGGTTGGATTTGTTATTGGCGATGTATCCGGGAAAGGGGTACCCGCAGCTATTTTTATGGCAGTAAGCCGAACATTAATCAGGGCAACCGCGTTGAAAGGAATTCCTCCGGAAGAGTGCCTAACCTATGTCAATCACTTGTTATGTAATGAAAGTGTAGCGTCAATGTTTGTTACCGTATTTTATGGAGTGCTCGATTATAAAAAAGGAACGCTCATCTATGCAAATGGAGGGCACAATCCACCATATATCTTATCGAAAGAGGGAGAATTAAAAGCTTTGGAATTAACCGGCGGACTTGCATTAGGTGTTGTTGATGGGATTGGATATAAAAGTAAATCGGTACAGATTGCAAATGGTGATTTAATTTACTTATATACCGATGGAGTGACAGAAGCCATGAACAAAGATTATGAACTATATTCTGATGAGCGCTTGGAATTGCTGATTAAAGAAAATTGCGGAATAAATGTAAATGATATTGTGAGCCGTACTCTTGATGATATTAAAATTCATGCAGATGGCGAGGTCCAATCGGATGATATTACAATATTGGCAGTTAAATATTTATAA
- a CDS encoding response regulator — translation MDSEKTELSFRHFAHDLKNIFNQTLLNVELLRRNKLTKQETDIILDRIKLSTKLCEDILNESISPIKLKTESSDKININNLFDDLIWEIKNISPNNIKVNFNADENLKFITGRYVDFYRIFFNLLNNSLQAMHSDPVINIKTANTFYNNNEYIEVVIEDNGIGIKNENLSDIFKNNYSTRNKSSNSGLGLFIVKTLIDKYSGFLNVKSQYSVGTEFRVTLPIKRIVSKFVNETSKTILIGDDEVVLCELLTELFNSYGFNVIYTHNGDEFLSALNNNKIDLVIIDKNMPIINGLECLEKISTLKLDTQIIFISGSGEIDFHKYYKDGPIKYFPKPFDFEMLLKYVNKILI, via the coding sequence ATGGATTCTGAAAAGACCGAACTCTCATTCAGGCATTTCGCTCACGACCTTAAAAATATTTTTAATCAAACTCTACTCAACGTTGAGTTACTTAGAAGAAATAAATTAACCAAGCAGGAAACCGATATAATTCTTGATAGAATTAAATTATCAACTAAATTGTGTGAGGATATCCTTAATGAATCAATTTCCCCGATTAAATTAAAAACAGAGTCCTCTGATAAAATAAACATCAATAATTTATTTGATGATTTGATTTGGGAAATAAAAAATATATCCCCTAACAATATTAAAGTAAACTTTAACGCGGATGAGAATCTCAAATTTATAACCGGAAGATACGTTGATTTTTATAGAATTTTTTTCAACTTATTGAATAATTCACTTCAAGCGATGCATTCAGACCCAGTTATAAATATCAAAACAGCAAACACTTTTTATAATAATAATGAATATATAGAAGTAGTTATTGAGGATAATGGAATTGGTATTAAAAATGAAAATTTAAGTGATATTTTCAAAAATAATTATTCTACTAGAAACAAAAGCTCTAACTCTGGACTCGGGCTTTTTATTGTAAAGACATTAATAGACAAGTACAGCGGCTTCTTGAATGTTAAAAGTCAATATAGTGTTGGTACTGAATTCCGGGTTACGTTACCAATTAAAAGAATTGTCTCAAAATTTGTTAATGAAACATCCAAAACCATCCTAATAGGTGATGACGAAGTAGTTTTGTGCGAACTACTCACTGAACTATTTAACTCCTATGGTTTTAATGTGATCTACACTCATAATGGAGATGAATTTTTAAGTGCATTAAATAACAATAAAATTGATTTAGTGATTATTGATAAAAATATGCCAATAATTAATGGGCTTGAATGTTTAGAAAAGATTAGCACGTTAAAATTAGATACTCAAATTATTTTTATAAGTGGATCGGGCGAGATTGATTTTCATAAATATTATAAAGATGGTCCAATTAAATATTTCCCCAAACCTTTCGATTTCGAAATGTTACTTAAATATGTTAATAAAATACTTATTTAA
- a CDS encoding GAF domain-containing protein → MKILNRRKGLSFKIITIIFANVVIINSLILAYIYKVSHDTISDNLKENSKLLTQSTVNEVEKILTAVQKMPINISKIIENGNYSSADLENILKIGVGSNEEIFGAAIAFEPEYYGKEKEYSVLYAFKDKGKIELSYLTKQDHSFTTLNWYLIPKELQKPIWSEPYFDEGLGNIIMSTYSVPLYKEIAGKKIFIGVLTADISLDWLQDIVSSIKVYETGYAFMVSRNGSLVTHPKKEMIMNETIFSIAEKGNSEDLRKIGSRMIAGESSFAELEYHNAATGKLSWISYAPVKINGWSLGIVYPVDELTAPLNNLFKIVLILAIAASIILLIVTILISRSITNPIEKLAFATQKIAEGRFDYELPKFKSKDEISELTKSFSLMQLELKQNIEQLRTANIELEQYSKTLEEKVEFRTSELREKNLQLDKAIKNIKTLSEIGREIISTLSLESIFAMVYENVNKLLDASTFSIMVLNEKEGLLDCKLAIENGERLPEFSFSTSDKNRFAVWCLDNRKPIFINDVDKEYSNYIASRAKPKAGKYVSSLIYLPLTISEKVIGVISAQSYVKNAYTENHLDILNNIANYTAIALENAYAYESINHANKELKEAQNQLVQAEKMASLGQLTAGIAHEIKNPLNFINNFSELSTELSDELITEIENQLDKLEPKSVKIIKELLKDIKHNVTKINEHGKRADSIVKGMLLHSRGKSGERQKTNLNDLLAEYLNLAYHGFRAQDSSFNVKMETNYDKTIEPVNVVPQNISRVFLNIFNNACYSVNEKKKELRDSFNPLLSVTTKNLGDKIEITIKDNGKGIPHDILSKIFNPFFTTKPTGKGTGLGLSLSYDIIVQEHNGELKANSEQGEYAEFIITIPKNL, encoded by the coding sequence ATGAAAATACTTAACCGCCGGAAGGGATTATCTTTTAAGATCATCACAATTATTTTTGCCAACGTAGTAATTATCAACTCGTTGATATTAGCCTACATCTATAAAGTTTCTCACGATACAATCTCGGATAACTTAAAAGAAAACTCTAAACTGCTTACTCAGTCAACTGTTAACGAAGTCGAAAAAATATTGACTGCCGTTCAGAAAATGCCCATTAATATTTCTAAGATTATTGAGAATGGAAATTATTCGTCAGCAGATCTGGAAAATATACTTAAAATTGGCGTGGGTAGTAACGAGGAAATTTTTGGTGCGGCAATAGCTTTTGAACCTGAATATTATGGTAAAGAAAAAGAGTACTCTGTTCTCTACGCATTTAAAGATAAAGGCAAGATTGAATTGAGTTATTTAACAAAACAAGATCACAGTTTTACTACACTCAATTGGTACTTAATACCTAAGGAACTTCAAAAACCAATATGGAGTGAGCCCTATTTCGATGAAGGTCTGGGTAACATTATAATGTCCACCTATTCTGTTCCGCTATATAAAGAGATTGCCGGGAAGAAAATATTTATTGGAGTGTTAACCGCAGATATCTCACTTGATTGGCTTCAAGATATTGTTTCCTCAATCAAGGTTTATGAAACCGGGTACGCTTTTATGGTTTCAAGAAATGGAAGCTTAGTAACTCATCCTAAAAAAGAAATGATTATGAATGAAACCATTTTCAGTATCGCTGAAAAAGGGAATTCTGAAGATCTCCGAAAAATTGGGAGTAGAATGATTGCCGGCGAATCAAGTTTTGCAGAGCTGGAATATCACAATGCCGCTACAGGTAAACTTAGCTGGATATCATACGCACCTGTAAAAATAAATGGTTGGTCACTCGGTATAGTCTATCCTGTAGATGAACTTACTGCACCTTTAAATAACTTATTTAAAATTGTGTTAATATTAGCGATTGCCGCATCAATTATTCTATTAATTGTTACAATACTAATTTCACGATCGATTACTAATCCAATAGAAAAACTTGCATTCGCAACGCAAAAAATTGCCGAGGGGAGATTTGATTATGAACTGCCCAAATTTAAAAGCAAAGATGAAATAAGTGAGCTTACTAAATCATTTTCATTGATGCAATTAGAACTAAAGCAAAACATTGAACAACTTAGAACCGCGAATATTGAACTAGAACAGTACAGTAAAACCCTTGAGGAAAAAGTGGAATTTAGAACTTCCGAATTAAGGGAAAAGAATTTACAATTAGACAAAGCCATCAAAAATATTAAAACACTTAGTGAAATTGGGCGGGAGATTATTTCAACTCTTAGTTTAGAATCTATATTTGCAATGGTTTATGAAAATGTGAATAAACTACTGGATGCCAGTACATTTTCAATAATGGTTTTGAATGAAAAAGAAGGACTGCTTGATTGTAAACTCGCAATTGAAAATGGGGAGAGACTTCCCGAATTCAGCTTTTCAACTTCAGACAAAAATCGCTTTGCTGTATGGTGTCTCGATAATAGAAAACCAATTTTTATTAATGATGTTGATAAAGAATATTCAAACTATATTGCGAGCAGGGCAAAACCAAAAGCGGGCAAATATGTTTCTTCACTGATTTACCTTCCTCTTACAATCAGCGAGAAAGTTATTGGAGTAATATCTGCGCAGAGTTATGTTAAAAATGCTTACACCGAAAATCATCTTGATATATTAAACAATATTGCTAACTATACAGCAATTGCCCTTGAAAACGCATATGCATATGAGAGTATTAACCATGCAAATAAAGAATTAAAAGAAGCGCAAAACCAATTAGTGCAAGCAGAAAAAATGGCATCACTGGGACAACTCACTGCGGGTATTGCTCATGAAATAAAGAATCCATTAAATTTTATAAACAACTTCTCCGAGTTATCAACAGAGCTTTCTGATGAATTGATAACCGAAATTGAAAATCAATTGGATAAGTTAGAACCAAAATCGGTTAAGATTATAAAAGAACTCTTAAAAGATATTAAGCATAATGTAACAAAGATTAATGAACATGGAAAAAGAGCCGATAGTATAGTGAAAGGAATGCTTCTACATTCGAGAGGTAAAAGCGGTGAGAGACAAAAAACTAATTTAAATGATCTACTGGCAGAGTATCTCAACCTTGCTTATCACGGTTTTCGCGCACAAGATTCATCCTTTAATGTTAAAATGGAAACCAACTATGACAAAACAATTGAACCTGTTAATGTTGTTCCTCAAAATATAAGTCGCGTGTTCCTAAATATTTTTAATAATGCATGTTATTCGGTTAACGAAAAGAAAAAAGAATTGAGGGATTCATTTAATCCTCTTCTTTCTGTCACGACAAAAAATCTCGGCGATAAAATTGAAATAACAATAAAGGATAATGGCAAAGGTATTCCGCATGATATTTTAAGCAAAATTTTTAACCCTTTCTTCACAACAAAACCAACAGGCAAAGGTACGGGGTTAGGGTTATCATTAAGTTATGATATTATTGTGCAGGAACATAATGGGGAATTAAAAGCAAATTCAGAACAGGGCGAGTATGCCGAATTTATCATAACAATTCCAAAAAATTTATAA
- a CDS encoding YceH family protein gives MEILSFEEVRIIGALIEKEYATPEYYPLTINSLTNACNQKSSRNPVVSFDENLVKIVIEKLREKALVAKVTGPDFRVPKYRQLLADHYNLLKPQLAVLCVLFLRGAQTIGEIKSRSYRVYEFRDLAETEETIEGLIKIENGPFVIKLPKEQGRENRYTHLFSGEPIISEQVKEPSITDRLDFLENEVSILKDLYSRLNTELENFKKSFD, from the coding sequence ATGGAAATATTATCGTTTGAGGAAGTTAGAATAATCGGAGCTTTAATTGAGAAAGAATATGCCACCCCTGAATATTATCCCCTGACAATTAATTCATTGACTAATGCATGCAATCAAAAATCAAGTAGAAACCCGGTTGTTTCTTTTGATGAAAATCTCGTAAAAATTGTTATTGAAAAATTGAGAGAAAAAGCCTTGGTAGCTAAAGTTACTGGTCCAGATTTTCGAGTCCCTAAATATCGCCAGCTGCTTGCTGATCATTACAATTTATTAAAACCTCAACTTGCGGTTTTATGCGTATTATTTTTGAGAGGTGCGCAGACAATTGGAGAAATAAAAAGTAGAAGTTATCGAGTGTATGAATTTAGGGATTTGGCTGAGACTGAAGAGACAATTGAAGGATTGATAAAAATTGAAAATGGTCCTTTTGTGATCAAACTTCCAAAGGAACAGGGGAGAGAAAATAGATACACCCATTTATTCAGCGGGGAACCGATAATTTCCGAACAAGTTAAAGAGCCAAGTATTACTGATCGTCTCGACTTTCTTGAGAACGAAGTTAGTATTCTCAAAGATTTGTATTCAAGATTGAACACCGAGCTTGAAAATTTCAAAAAATCATTTGACTAG